From Melospiza melodia melodia isolate bMelMel2 chromosome 2, bMelMel2.pri, whole genome shotgun sequence:
TGGTATGCCCAACTACTGCTGGCAGTGATcagggcccagcagggacaggcactAGCTCCCCTGGTTTGTCAGGGTGTCTTTGGAAGAGGCCAGCCAAGTATGAAGAAATCTTTCAGGGAAAGCCTTGCAATAGCTGAGTTCAGTGGGAAGGGTTAGGAGGATTTATTTATTGTGGTGCTAATAAAAGCAGAGTCCCCCTCAGAAAGCAGAAAATGCAGGCCAGGGCTTATCAACCATCTCTGAATCCTGTAAAATCACAAGAAGCTCAGGAGTTTTAAGTCTGCTGAcaacagttttggggttttttttcccctggttttcTCCTGGGGGTGGGTGTAGTTCAGGTATCCTCAGATACCCATGTGGAAGGAATCATCATTTAATTTAGAAAGTGAAGATACCAACAAAAGGTTGTGTGTGGCAGAGGGTGGGGATGGAATCCTGATGCACCTTTATTGCCACATCAAGGCAGCTTGGGAAGGTGGTTTGCTGTCAGAATGGTTGGCCCCCACCAGCAGGAATGGAAAAATCAAATCCAGGAGtaaaacctgtgccagtgcttacCTGTGCTGTGGCCTGCTGAGAGCAAGAATTTCCTGGGTTTTCAGACCATTTCCAAGGTAATTATCCCTTGTGAAAGGAAAACCAGGAGGGCATGAAAGAGGAGCATTTCTACAGGCTTGCTTTCAGCTCTCTGCAGAAATTTAATGATTTGAGGACTCAAATCCAGCAGCCTGCACGCCTGAGATATGTGAACAACTACTGACAGGTAAAAGTCACTGTGCCATGGGTGGATATGGAGTAGGAAGGGTGCAAAAAGGCTTTAATCTTTTCATCAGTGCACTGAGGTGATTTCAAATCTGTGCAGTTCCTGAGCCCAGACTGGGTTTCCATTGTAATCAATTGGTTAATTCTTAatttgtagaatcacagaatggtgtgggttggaagggaccttaaagatcaccagGTTCCAGCTCCCCTGTCACAAAGGAGTTGGAACTCCTGCTCCCAACCAGCAAAACCATGTTGTTTGCAGGGTGTGATACTTTTTAATAAAATCACAAGGCTGCTTTTAGGGAAGCAGCTCAAGGTAAAAGCTAAAATTTTATTCCCTTAGACAAAGCCCAAGCTGGCACCCCACTGAATTTTCTCCCCAGACTGACAGTCCATCTGGTAAAGTGTCTGTGTTGTGACAGGTATCAATAGGAAATGGTTTGGGGAGAACTCCAAGAAAATCCACTCCCAAAATTTGGGTAACACCCAATCCAGCTCTTTTCAGTTTAATATAAGACTTAAACTATGTTAAACTATGTTAACTATATGTACTTAAACTAACTCTTTAAGCAAATGTGTCTGTgcaattatatattattatatattctcTATGTATGCAAATGTGGATGGACCATCCATGTATAAAAATAGTGAAATATGGGCATAGGGAGAAATAAAATTATACAGAAATGTCCATTATATTACATTACCTACACAGATAATGCACATGTTGTTTTGTAATATATATTATGCATATATGTGTAATCATTGTATTTCCCTACCATCTGCTAATTATGAATTTCTCCTTTATTCATATAAATATCTTGGCCCATTTGAACACTTCTGATTTCTTAATTACAAGTCCAAGTCATGGCTGAAAACTTCTTGTCCTAGCATTTCTTAGTGGTGACAGGAAAATAGAAATAGAGAAGAGCTCATGTGGAATTTTGATTTCGATGTCAACAACTGCAGGTTAAATAAAAGGAAGTTAGACCTTGAGATACTGTGAATTATGTATTACAGTTGATTTTAAAGCAGTGATGATGGCATCAAGCAAAGATTTAAGTGTCCTGGGAATTTAGAGACAAATTTCACTAAATGCTGCATTTTCTTAAGTGTTAATGTGAGATTGCTGAGTCACTGTTGCAAGTTAAGATAGTGCTAAAACTTGGCTGTAATAGGAAATGAGCTGTACAGGCCAGATTTCTTCAAGAGGTACAGACCCAATTGTGTCTGTTCATCACCCATCTGGTTTTCCCAACTGGCATTTCCAAAGGACAGCAATTATTCCTCTGAAAGGCTAAAATCCATGGACAGACTCCACTTTTACTGTTAGGTTGCCTTTAACCCATAAATACCAAATCAAAATCAGTTCCAGTTTCTCCTTGGCTGTGTCATTTCCGACCTTCACGTCCCTTCCCCACGCAAGATAAACTATAATTGTATTTCTGTACTCAGGGTGGTTGCATTGCTTGAATAGCTACACAAACCATGCAGATTCTCAGATTTAAtgacatgattctgtgatttaatgACATAAAGTTAATGGATTGATTTTGTTCCACACAAGTCTTTGTTTTGATAGCTTAGCTTTTCATTAGCCTGTGTAATAAAATTTGGTGAGCTCTCAAGCTGTTCTTTTTTAATCCagattttctctttcttcttccattttcatctttcttcttaaatgttttctaaataaaacaaaataccaAGTGAACATTTATCTTACATTAGCATAGCTACATTTATTTGATTACTGTAgttaaaataaaatcaatatGGGATATTGCAAAACCTTCCCTTGAAATGTTTCTTCTGTTTAGAGTGGTCTATAGAAAATGGACACAAAAGCTGAGTTTTGAGTAAGAACAAGAAGTAAAGGCAAGAAATCCTGTAGGACTGATGCTAAAACCATGGAATGGCATCCCTGTTTTCTAGTGTGCAGGACAGAGACTATAAGGGGGATAAATTTATTTTCATCATTTTAATATGaaaattgttattattattataaattgCCTTTATTTGCATTAACCCTACTTGGAGATGAGCATCCTGGAGGTAATAATGTCAAGAATTAAGAGCAAAGTGGTTCAAAATGGGTGAATTCCCCCAAGCAGAGCTCCCTGCAGACTCCTGGTGTGACGGGCACTGCAGGCTGGCACACAAGAGTGGCATCAGTGAGTTTAACAAACCAGTTTATGGTGAAAAACTCAATGCTGTGACAAGGTCAGTGGGGCAAACGTGCTCCCACCAGCTCAGTCCAGGCAGTTCAGGGTTATCTCTGCAACCAGGGCAGGAATTTTCCCAGGGCTGCACTTTTAACTTGTAGGTGGGTGAAGGAAAATTCAGCAGAGTCAGCTGGGTTGGCCACGTGGAGGCCGAATGCAGCTGAAGGGAAAGCTGGGCCTGGGAATAAAGGGAGGCAAAGAGCCAAGGATTGAGGATGAAAGacaagagcagagcctggagagaAGTGAGGGAAGCAGCACAGTGGTGGAGAGATTGGACATAAATGATTCAGAGGGGAAGGGATGTGCGTGTTGGAAGGGATGAGGCAGGAAACGAGGGGAAAGGATGGAAATTAGCCTTAGGAAAGGAAGTATTATCTCTTCCTCTCATGTTGGAGGTGTGATAAGAACAGGGTCTTAATGCCtctactttaaaatattttaatctgcCTCTTTTTTTAGAGTAAACgtagaataatttaggttggaaaggaacTTTAAGTTCTCCCTGGGCTGTGAGGACTTGCCCAGATGCTGGATGAGTGCTGAGCACCCTTTGGATGTTGctcctcagtgcccagctccCCAGACTCTGTCACTGGGAGGGGTTTGATGTAACTTGTGCTAGGTTTTTTCCCTGAATCTGCTCTCCCTTTCCATGTCTGTGTCTATTGATGCCTTTCCTGAAAATTGAGATATGGTTAAGAGATAAAGGGCTTTTACCTCATTATTTAATAAGGATCTttaggaagaaggagaaagcagcagaATTTTCCACCTGTGCTGTTCAGTGATCATCCCTGTGTGAAAAAGCTGCTGATTTgatgttttttgttgtgtttcctTTGAGCAGATGGGCAAAAGAAGGTCCAAGAGGAGTTTGACATAGACATGGACGCGCCAGAGACAGAGCGGGCGGCCGTGGCGATACAGTCCCAGTTCAGAAAATTCCAGAAGAAAAAAGCTGGCTCCCAGTCCTAGTAGCTACCTCACAGCTCAAAACAAAGTAATCCTGAGATGATTTATCAAGATCAGAAATAACACAAAGATGCATGTACAGAAATTATCAATATTTAAAACCCCATTGGCAGATAACAACCCATGAGCTTGTGTGCGACTTCATCCCAGATGTTTCACGCCCATTATCCTCTGTAACTCACCATTTTACTTGATGTTGTAATAAAAAGTTAGGGTGAAGTAATTAAAGTGTCTGCCTTCATCTGTCTTTCCATATTAATCCAGCAAGTGCAGCGTTACAAATGAACCCAGCCCAGATGCCTGTTTCCCTCTCCACCTAAAGCTCAGAGTCGTAACAGCACCGTATGTTGCAGGAATTTTTGCTGAGGGATGAGATAGATGCATCTCAGCCCTGCTTCCCTCATTTGGAGACTTCCAGCTGCCAGcaaaatgtgaaaataaaatgACTTTCTTGTAATGAGTTGaaagtaaataaaaaagaaaagagaaaagttgcagacaGAAGCTGGCATGAGGGGTGTAGGAAGCAGGGAGCAGTTTATTTTTGTCTTGCAAGTGTGTCAATGAAGTGGTTTGAGTGGGGAAATTGTGCCTGTCCTTCCTCTTTGCATGATAACATTCAGAGATCTTGGACCACGTTGACTGTTatggaaagaaaataataaaccagACACAAAATACCTTTGGaaatttgggattgatttttgtCTGTAAAAATAGAAACTGACCGTCTAAACTCTATTTCCTCATGTTGGTTTTTCAGTCTCTACATAATCAACAACTGTTTCTGTGCCATCCCTCTCTTTCCATATTATTTTCAGTGTTTGAGGAGTAAATCATACCAGGCTTCCTGTGTCCATTTGCACTGTTCTGTATTCAGCTTTGAGCCCCTTTATTGGTGAGTTAGCCCAGGTTTGGATCGACAAAAATCAGCTACAATGTGTCTGAAGTGGGGAGGTGAGTGGTGACAGCTTGCCAGCCTTGCACCCCTTCAGGGGCACAGATCCAGGGgtcattcccagctctgcccaggggattcttcccttcctctccCACCTTCCACACGAGTGTTTGATCACCAGGGCAATGGGATAAATGCATCATTAATCACATTTAAACAGAAATCcagagcaggggcagggacagaagggaaGGAGGGGCCTGATGGCTTTCCCAAGGAGCCCATCAGGGCAGCAGTGCTGGAGAGATGCAGAGCTGGGGGATtacaaaggaaaagggaaaaccttCTACAGGTTCAGGCACTTGTGGTGCTGGGCATCATTTTGGAGGTGGTGCAAAAAGTTCTGGCCCTGTGCTGGCTACAGGgagccctcagggaatgctgagCAGGAGAAATCCTGTGGGCAGAGAAGAAAGCATGTGCAAACATCATTTGTGAGCTGCTTGAGGCTGGGGAGGAAGgcacagaaaattaatttttgggGGGAACAGCCAGACCCTGCCTGTGGCGTCTCTTTCTATGTCAGGTCCTAGGCATGACTTTCCCACTCATCACCTGCAAAGTCAGCTCAGtgctttcattatttatttttctatcaGCACTGTTCCCTCTGCATTTCAGAATTTCACAAATAAACCTCAAATAACAGTGCTGCTGTGCTCAGAGTGTGGTTTGTGGAGGCCCCAGTTCCCCCACTCGTGTTTCACAGCAACTGCTCACCATATAATGATAGCCTAAGCATAATAATCTAAAAATTGTAATGGCTTTGGATTGTTTTGGTGCCATTTTGTTTAGATGAACATATATTTGTAACAAAAGACTGCATTTGTGTTCTGCATTATGTCATTTGAAACAGCATGAGCTCTGTAATGGCTACTTAATTGAATAAAAACTATGGGTAAGCACTAGGCTTTTATATTTGATCTGACATTCCTTGGACTTAAATTTCCTACACAACAGGAATAATCATATGGTTGGGACACAGAGAAAATGATTGCATTATTGAAGCACAGCAACAGGGGCTGTTAGTAAATGAATTATGGCTCTTCCAGCAGCAGGGCTTTTCTTCAGTGTGCAGTTCAGAGTGCATCTCACAGACACAGCCCTAATGTACAGAGAAACATAATGAGGAAACAGTGATCTGGCATGAGATTTGGAGTAATTGTGGCTGCCCCTGTCAGACAATTTCCTTTTCATGTAAATGTGTTTGCACACAGATTCCTGTTCCCAGGAGAGCTTTCTTGCTCCCGAGTCCTGCTTTTCACTCATCTTTTGCCCATATCCAAGGTGACAGCTGTTAATTTCTTTTCTTACCACTAACTCACAATTTTCAGAGACCTCTCTGGGTTTGGCTGAGGTGAGAAAAGGAATGGGATTCAACCAGGATGGGTAAGAGGACAGTTAATATTCCAGGGATAATGTGGGTCTTTTAATTTCCAGACAATAAGCTCTGCCTAGCTGTGAGTAATGCAGTAATGGAAATAAAGATTTAATTTAGGGGGATCTCAGTGCTGATAACCCCAAAGTTCCCATAGGTAACATGGAAGAATACTCAGAGCAGTGGATTTTGCAGGAAACAGGGTTATGGCTCCCACCCCTGACACCCACACCCTCCCCAGACACATCCATGCTGCCTCTGCTCCAAATTGCTGCCAGATTATCCCAAAAGAGAATAACCTACAGCTGAGTGATCAGGACAATTGCCTGAGCCTGTGAAAGCCTTAGCTCACAATGTTGCCTGGACTGTAAAATAACCTGTGGAAATAAACACAGAGGAGACCAACAGGAGCAACCAAAAGCCATGAAAAAGCACAGGAATGCCCACACAAGGAAAACAGCAAAGAATGTGGAGTCTGTCAAGTTAAAGAGAGAAAAGCAAGCCACAGCCAGACCTGTGGGGGAAGTGGAGGTTTTGCAAAAAGTAGAAATGGTTTTTGGATTAATGCCCAGAGCAGAGGCTTCCACAACTCAGAGTTTGGAGCAACCTGACAAaatcagaatcatagaatcaaggcatggaatgggttgggttggaaggattCTTAAAGTTCACCTCTTTCTGAtcttcttttccataggaagggaacatccactgtcccaggctgctccaagccgcagtgtccaacctggccttgggcactgccagggatccaggggcagccacagctgtccagggccagcacctgtgccagggcctgccctcactcacagggaacaattccttcccaatatcccatctgaaCTCACCCTTTTAGTATCAACAAATGAATACCAACAAATCACCAGGAGTGCACAAGGTTCacctattgtatttgcagggagtGTCCCaaagaaggcaggaatgatgaatctgactccatgttctcagaaggctaatttattactttatattactatattatattaaagaatactatactaaactatactaaagaatacagaaaggatgcttactgaatgctaaaaagataataatgaaaactcctgactttctccagtcctgacacagcttagCCCTGATttgccaaagagtgaaaacaactcacaccagaatccattggaacaatcacctgtgggtaaacaatctccaaacacattccacatgagcacaacacaggagaagcaaatgagataagaattgttttccttttctctgaggcttctcagcttcccaggagaaaaaccctgggagaagggattttttcagggaatgtgaatgccacattcATCCATGTGATGGAGGAGCTCAGATGCACAATATCTGCCTCGATCAAACCATTGCTCCCACTGGCCTCAGCTCCAGGGACAATTAACAACATATTTTAGAAATGCCATTTAGAAAGGGCTCTAGCAGAATTCAGGGATTTCCAAAGAGCAAGCTTCATTAGGAGTCTTGAGAGAAAACCAAAGAGATGAAGTGATGCAGTCATGATACATCACCAGCCACACAGCCACTGTGACTCCAAAACCTGCATCCCCGGAGATGAAAGGAGGGAACTGGGAACCCAGGGACACCTGGATTTTCCAGAAGTTTTAACAGGGATTCCTTGAGTGCCTCTCAGAGGAGCTGAGGTGTGGGAACAAAGGGTCCCACAGGAAAACAAGTGAGGTGACAATTTGTTGTACAGGCTCCCCTGGGCAGtgagcacagccccaaggctgccagaactcagggagtgtttggacaacactcccaggcatagggtgggattttgggatgcctgtgcagggccaggagttgggcttGGATGATCCCTCCCAGTCAGGATATTCCCTGATTCTCAATATTAGCTGATTCCCTGATTTCTCAATATTAGCTCTATACCAGTGTTCAAAGCCCGATGGGGAAAAAGCAGAGTGTACCATCAATATGATGAAATGAATATTTAGACATTTATCTCCTGGAAGCATTTAAATGCAAATATCCTTCTCAATGTGAAAACAGCAGAAATCCCTTGTATTGGTTTATATGATCAAGACAATCTTCAGAGGGGGAAGATCCAGGAACTTCCCCTCCAAAGAGAAGCTCTGCCATTTCTAATCCATTAAAGCCTAGTCACGAATGGGTTATTTAGCTCAATTCTTAAATTAAGgcagtgcatttttttttctgttttttttttttaatccccaaACTCTCCCTGACAGATGGTCTCCTGCCTTTTAGTATCTCTAGTGATGGTAAGGCTAAAACCTTCCTTGGCAGCTTGTTCCATGGCTGAACTTTTCTTAAAGCTATAAAGGTTGGTTTGTACTTAAAACCTAAATCCTCCCTCCTGCCATTTAGATTAATTTGTTCCAGTCTAGCTATACCCAGTTCCCCTAATCTTATCTTGTAGGTCTCCTTTTCAacccttttccttattttttgtTATTCTCCTTTGAACTCTGCCAGTTTATCTGTGTGCCTGGAATGAAATGCAGCCATCCAGATGAAATGCACCCAgtgccaggcacagcagcacaatTATCTCCACTGTTTTACGAGTGATGAGCCCCTCACCACAAATTTACACagcttttggctttttttttttttttttgtgacagcATTATTTTGCTGGCTTGTACTCGCAACATCATTTCCCAAGAATATGGAGCTGTTTTGTGATGTCTCTGCCTGGTCAggatttcacctttttttttattttttttctgcaaaagacTACTCTGGCTGTATaacatctttattttttaaattttctaatCCCCTTGCACCTCTGCAATACTGGGATGACACAGAAATCTGGGTAAATGTCTTTCTCTGTAGCAATTTTCCTTCAAATAAGACAGGAATTGTAatagtttcaatttttttttgtgctttcccATTTTCTGTTCCTAAATAATTACAGTCAGGTGCAGAGGCTTGAATGATCTCTATATCAACCTTTTTTGGAAACTCAGAAAAGGTTTCAATGACTTCCTATTTTATTCTGAAAAGTTAACTTGCCTTTACTGGTGATGACTAATTATTTGATAAGAAAAGTCTTCATATCCACAGCTAAAAATAGCTTTTGAAATAAGCCTGAGGACTCTTGTCCCTTCTCAGTGTGTTGTGATTTAATGATCTTTTCACAAAGGCCAAACTTACACTATTACTCACATTCAGTGGTAGTTTCCAGCACAAATATTCCTGCAGAAATCTTCAGGACTAATGTGACAAAGGGAGGGGGTGTGAGCACATGATCCTTTGGCCTCATCAAGTACACAAAGTACAGTGACTTTCTGTGCTTGGTTTGCAGATCTTGGCAAAATTATATCCCTGTATTCCTTGAGCCCTTGTAATTTCTCGTTGGGAGCCAAGCCTGTGTTTAATAGAGGGAattactgaaaaaataaaataaccagCAGACGATGGCAATGATTAATAACAGATACAATAATTACAACAGCAAGGGGGAAGTTGACAGGTTTCCAGAAGACTGGAGGCaagtggtgacaggacaagggggaaagaagtgggtttggattggatatcaggaaaaaattgtactctgtgagggtgggcaggggctgggatggaattccacccctggatccctggcagtgcccaaggccaggctggacactgggacagtgggaggtgtcctgggACAATGGAATTCCATGATCTGTGAGAACCCTCCCAACCCCAAgcattccatgactccatgacaATAACAcaactatacatcactaaagcttttattaatattcacacaatagttatcttttaattgcCAGAGCCAATCCTCTCATTATCCATCTCTAACACCAAACACCAGCACAAAAGGCCAAAAGAGGCAGCATGAGAGCTTTGGGGCTGTGGAGTCACCACCCTGCCCtaaagcccagagcagccccagcatcaggcaccacttggcagggcaggggatggcAAAATTACATCCCTGTATTCCTCTAGCCCTTGTAATTTCTTGTTGGGAGCAAAGTCTGTATTTAATAGAGtgaattattgaaaaaaaaataaaataaccagCAGATGATGGCAATGATTAATAACAGATACAATAATTGTTACAGCAAGGGGAAAACTGACAGGTTTCCAGCAGACTGGAAGCAAAAAGAGGCATCAGCATGAGAGTTTGAGCTGATCAGCCACAGGGCtgtggtgtcacctccctgccctaaagcccagagcagcatcaggcaggggatggagaggggggacatggcagcagagcctggcagcagggaaggggatttCTGCAGTGAAAGGGGTTTGGAGAAGGTGAAGGGGACAGGTGTGAGAACAGCTCTTTGAGGGGAGGCTCAGGGTGTGAGCAGAGAGCCTGGCAGGGACGGGAGGGAGGCGATggtgccagggagctgcagctcctcattcccCACTCACTCCGGTGCTCCAGAGCTTTCCCCTCTGGTTATGTAAGAGGGGACACGTGGTGGTGCCTTCAGGGGTACCTGGGAGCAGCACTGAGGTACATCAGAGTGCCCAGGTTATGCAAGGCAGCTGGCAGGCAGTGAGGAGCACAGCTGTGCGCTGCAAGTGCTGGCAGAGTTAAAAATAAAACCCTCACTGTTTGATCAGCCAGCCTGGAGTTTGCCCTCTAGTCTTCCCCCTGACATATGGTGCCTGCAGCCTCTGGAGAGCACCCAAACCACCTCTTGCATCCAGGGCTTAAAAGAATTGGGAGACATCATCTGTGGAGAAATTAAAACCATTGTTTGCGGGAAAAGCAATTTCATTCCGCTAGAAATCTTGTGCCATCGATGCTCCCCTGTTCACAAAGGCCTTTTCTTTACAAAGGATAAAGCTGGGGCAATCAATTGTTTTTATCTGGTAAATGAAAATGAATAAAATGCAATTTGGGTGTAGGTAAACAGAGAAGTCATTTTCCACTCAGCATTAGCTCCCATCTCAATGGACATTAGCCCAGTGTTTATTGAAGGACAGGTTATTGCCTGGGACATTGGGATTTTAGTGGAATGGAACACAAACTCCAGTTTATTGACATCTGCTGCATAGCAGAAAGATGGATGATTAGCTCCTCTATTCCTGCTCTTTTTCAGAACTGCTGTGTGGATGCCCACAGGGGAAAAGCTTGGATTATGCATCATATTCTTCATACTTTTATACAGAAGAAGTTAATGGTCCTTTCACAGAAGCACTTTCCATTAAAACAAGTTTTCTTGGCATCAGAGATCTGCCTCTTTTGCTTTTTTCTCACAGATGTACATGACTTAGTGTCTGTCATCTGAATTAAAAGTCCATTATCTTGATTCTGTGCTGCACATTGAAATTGTAATCCTGCATGCTTTGTAGTCAATAGTACTAATTTCCAATAGTATTTTTAGTTTAGAGCTGCCAGAGCTTCAAGGACTAGCAACAAAGCAAAAAGTAGAAGTAAAAAGAATAAAGGAAATCCTCAAAGTATCCGGCGAGCAGGGGAAATTCTCTCTATgacagttgggttttttttttcctttttgcctgCACAGAAACAGATAATTCtcctttgaggaaaaaaaaaagaacccaaataATAAACATCCCCTTTTCATCTCCTTCAGTGCCAGTGCACAGTCAGAGCTCAGGCTCATGTGCAGAGCAGCAATGAGCAGCAgcttccctggctgcaccagcACGACATGAACCTTGTTCCTGCCCTTGGTTTTGATTTTCCTCAGGTGCCACctcactgcagggctgcagcacgAGGGAGGATGAGCTCCATAAAGGTGagatgcagctcctggagctgctgctgctggaagttATCACCTGAGGATTTATCAccctgaggctgctggagctcagccccccttgctggggagggcagggggcttcAGGATGGgcaccaggaggaatttcctcTGGAATTCAGGTCTTCCAACTGAAGGGATTGTTAAATATTGGGACGAATGTTCAGGGTGGCAGCGGggctccca
This genomic window contains:
- the PCP4 gene encoding calmodulin regulator protein PCP4 codes for the protein MSERQGTGATNGKDKTSGENDGQKKVQEEFDIDMDAPETERAAVAIQSQFRKFQKKKAGSQS